A window of the Arachis duranensis cultivar V14167 chromosome 5, aradu.V14167.gnm2.J7QH, whole genome shotgun sequence genome harbors these coding sequences:
- the LOC107489456 gene encoding probable serine/threonine protein kinase IREH1 codes for MRVAEVGETVLVGLPPFNAEHPQTIFDNILNRNIPWPAVPEEMSPEAQDLIDRLLTEDPNQRLGARGASEVKEHVFFKDINWDTLARQKDNNED; via the exons ATGAGAGTGGCGGAGGTCGGAGAGACGGTGCTTGTTGGTCTTCCACCTTTTAATGCAGAGCATCCTCAG ACTATATTTGATAATATTCTTAATCGTAATATACCTTGGCCTGCAGTTCCTGAAGAAATGAGTCCTGAAGCTCAAGATCTTATTGATCG ATTATTGACTGAAGATCCTaaccaaagacttggagctagAGGTGCATCAGAG GTGAAAGAACATGTTTTCTTTAAGGATATAAATTGGGACACACTTGCTAGACAGAAG GATAACAATGAAGATTAA